One segment of Nostoc piscinale CENA21 DNA contains the following:
- a CDS encoding inorganic phosphate transporter, which translates to MPMTLVIVAILAFYVAFNLGANDVANAMGTSVGSKAVTLKQAIIIAGVLEFTGAVLFGHEVSETLATKVANPSLFAATPQLLVTGMMTVLISCGVWLQIATAKGLPVSSSHAVVGAIAGFSAVAMGIGAIDWSSIGMITIGWLVTPIISGSIAALFYSQIQRWILNQPNQVAQLREWIPWLSSALLGVFGVIVLPSLTQPLTNFLTAQVGINIPAYDIPLFTGALAAVGLTVISWRQLEAEECKGVGVKGCKGVRENPEESITQHSALSTQHSALSTPTERLFGRYQLLSACFVAFAHGSNDVGNAIAPLAAIVYINATGKVPINGIDIPLWILVVGGAGIVTGLAIWGKNVIATIGENIIALQPSSGFCAELATATTILLASRLGLPVSTSHALVGGVVGIGMVQSLNSIKFQTLQGIAAAWLITVPLSAVLSASIFSIARLVWH; encoded by the coding sequence ATGCCCATGACCTTAGTGATAGTTGCCATCCTCGCTTTTTATGTCGCCTTTAATCTGGGTGCTAACGATGTTGCCAATGCAATGGGGACTTCTGTTGGTTCCAAAGCTGTGACTCTCAAACAAGCCATCATCATTGCTGGAGTTTTAGAGTTTACTGGCGCTGTTTTGTTTGGGCATGAAGTATCAGAAACTTTGGCAACAAAGGTTGCCAATCCTAGTTTATTTGCTGCCACACCCCAATTATTAGTAACAGGGATGATGACTGTATTAATATCTTGCGGTGTATGGTTGCAAATTGCTACTGCCAAAGGTTTACCTGTATCATCTTCTCACGCGGTCGTTGGTGCGATCGCAGGCTTTAGTGCTGTGGCTATGGGTATAGGTGCAATTGATTGGTCATCAATTGGGATGATTACCATTGGTTGGCTAGTCACACCGATAATTAGCGGTAGTATTGCAGCTTTGTTTTACAGCCAAATTCAACGCTGGATTTTAAATCAACCAAATCAAGTTGCACAGCTAAGAGAATGGATTCCTTGGCTGAGTTCGGCTTTGTTGGGCGTGTTTGGCGTAATTGTCCTACCTTCGCTAACGCAACCTTTAACTAATTTCTTAACTGCACAAGTAGGAATTAACATCCCTGCATACGACATTCCCTTATTCACAGGTGCATTAGCAGCAGTGGGGTTGACTGTAATTAGTTGGCGACAACTAGAAGCTGAGGAATGCAAGGGTGTAGGGGTGAAAGGGTGTAAGGGTGTAAGGGAAAACCCAGAAGAATCCATAACTCAACACTCAGCACTCAGCACTCAGCACTCAGCACTCAGCACTCCTACCGAACGCTTATTTGGTCGTTACCAACTACTCAGTGCTTGCTTTGTTGCTTTTGCACATGGTTCTAACGATGTGGGAAATGCGATCGCACCTTTAGCGGCGATCGTTTATATCAACGCAACTGGTAAAGTACCAATAAATGGTATTGATATCCCCTTGTGGATTTTGGTTGTCGGTGGTGCAGGGATCGTTACAGGTTTAGCGATTTGGGGGAAAAACGTCATTGCTACCATTGGAGAAAACATTATTGCTTTGCAACCTAGTAGTGGATTTTGTGCCGAACTGGCTACCGCCACTACCATTCTTTTAGCATCTCGCTTGGGTTTACCTGTTTCGACATCTCACGCACTGGTTGGGGGTGTAGTGGGGATCGGTATGGTGCAAAGCCTAAACTCGATTAAATTTCAAACTCTGCAAGGGATCGCTGCTGCATGGTTAATTACAGTGCCTTTGAGTGCGGTTCTCAGTGCAAGTATCTTTAGTATTGCGCGGTTAGTTTGGCACTAA
- a CDS encoding DUF488 domain-containing protein — translation MVPRAWSRKWYSEQIKILCESNNIEYISKTALGNTSGKENWIPVNQEEADQALHEIAQLAQKGNILLLCAEMNPNCCHRKEVAHCLENLASLPVKHLE, via the coding sequence ATGGTTCCTCGTGCTTGGAGTCGAAAATGGTACAGCGAACAAATTAAAATATTATGTGAATCAAATAATATTGAATATATTTCTAAAACTGCTTTAGGTAATACTTCTGGTAAGGAAAATTGGATTCCTGTTAATCAGGAAGAAGCTGACCAAGCTTTACATGAAATTGCACAACTGGCTCAAAAAGGTAATATTCTACTGTTGTGTGCTGAAATGAACCCCAATTGCTGTCACCGAAAAGAAGTCGCTCATTGTTTGGAAAACTTGGCATCATTACCTGTGAAGCATTTGGAGTAG
- the moaA gene encoding GTP 3',8-cyclase MoaA produces MNQVDYLRISLIDRCNFRCQYCMPEGAELEYALKQQLLSDAELLTLIQEVFIPVGFTRFRLTGGEPLLRPGVVDLVKAIASFSETQDLSMTTNGFLLSPIAKNLYEAGLRRINISLDSLDPDIFDQIIGNHGRSRWQQVWDGIQAAYKVGFNPLKLNVVVIPGVNDHEILDLAALTIDKQWHVRFIEFMPIGNWQLFGDRGWVSSTDLRQRIRKQWGLTESQIRGNGPADVFQIPGAKGTLGFISQMSECFCDRCNRMRFSADGWLRPCLLNETGQLDLKTALRSGVSIHQLREQVRHLLAIKPEINFKGRDSGTTGTYSRTMSQIGG; encoded by the coding sequence ATGAACCAGGTAGACTATCTCCGCATTAGTTTAATTGATCGCTGTAATTTTCGCTGTCAATACTGTATGCCGGAGGGTGCAGAACTAGAATATGCCCTCAAGCAACAACTACTCTCTGACGCGGAACTACTGACTTTGATTCAAGAGGTGTTTATCCCTGTTGGTTTTACACGATTTCGTTTAACTGGAGGGGAACCTCTACTGCGTCCTGGTGTAGTAGATTTAGTCAAGGCGATCGCATCATTCAGCGAAACCCAAGACTTATCAATGACAACCAACGGGTTTTTACTTTCACCCATCGCCAAAAATCTTTATGAAGCAGGTTTACGCCGAATAAATATTAGTTTAGATTCCCTTGATCCCGATATCTTTGATCAAATTATCGGCAATCATGGGCGTTCTCGCTGGCAACAAGTCTGGGATGGTATTCAAGCCGCCTACAAAGTGGGATTCAACCCTCTGAAGCTGAATGTAGTGGTGATCCCCGGTGTCAACGACCACGAAATTCTCGATTTAGCTGCCCTCACCATTGACAAACAGTGGCACGTCCGATTTATTGAATTTATGCCGATTGGTAATTGGCAATTATTTGGCGATCGCGGTTGGGTTTCTTCTACGGATTTACGCCAACGCATTCGTAAACAATGGGGATTGACAGAATCACAAATTCGTGGTAATGGGCCTGCTGATGTTTTTCAAATTCCGGGCGCAAAAGGCACACTGGGATTTATTAGCCAGATGTCAGAATGTTTTTGCGATCGTTGTAACCGGATGCGATTCAGCGCCGATGGTTGGTTAAGACCCTGCTTATTAAATGAAACTGGTCAATTAGATTTAAAAACTGCTCTGCGTTCTGGTGTCAGCATCCACCAGTTACGAGAACAGGTAAGACACTTATTAGCTATCAAGCCAGAAATTAACTTTAAAGGCCGCGACTCCGGTACTACTGGCACATACAGCCGTACTATGTCACAAATTGGAGGATAA
- a CDS encoding beta-lactamase hydrolase domain-containing protein: protein MNNAILINDSLTTTGQISVKQLEQAIPEGYKSVLNLRSPDELGFFQDEQKLAEKLGLYYVNLPVKLEALNEELITQTLKTLEQLPKPVLIHCAAGMRSTGIALLSIAIKEGLNAEQTLAKAKSLGFGFLEDFNGFSVSPRLKQLFVNYVNKHAKIAVLAR from the coding sequence GTGAATAACGCCATATTAATCAACGACAGCTTAACAACAACAGGACAAATCTCAGTAAAACAGCTAGAGCAAGCTATCCCAGAAGGTTATAAGTCCGTGTTAAATTTGCGATCGCCTGATGAATTAGGATTTTTTCAGGATGAGCAAAAACTTGCTGAAAAATTGGGACTATATTATGTCAACTTACCCGTGAAGCTAGAAGCACTGAATGAAGAATTGATTACCCAAACCCTAAAAACGCTAGAACAGCTACCTAAACCAGTTCTCATCCACTGTGCTGCCGGGATGCGTTCAACAGGAATTGCGCTGTTAAGTATAGCCATTAAAGAGGGACTAAACGCAGAGCAAACCTTAGCTAAAGCCAAAAGTTTAGGCTTTGGCTTTTTAGAAGACTTTAATGGTTTTAGTGTGAGTCCGAGGCTGAAGCAATTATTTGTTAACTATGTAAATAAACACGCCAAGATAGCGGTACTTGCTCGCTAA
- the rpsD gene encoding 30S ribosomal protein S4: MSRYRGPRLRIVRRLGELPGLTRKSARRAYPPGQHGQNRKKRSEYAVRLEEKQKLRCNYGLTEKQLLRYVRKARRVTGSTGQVLLQLLEMRLDNTVFRLGMAPTIPAARQLVNHGHVTVNGRVVNIPSYQCRPGEVIAVRDKAQSRKLVETNLQYPGLANLPSHLEFDKNKLTGKVNGVIEREWVALQVNELLVVEYYSRQA; this comes from the coding sequence ATGTCCCGATACAGAGGGCCACGCCTCAGAATTGTACGTCGCTTAGGCGAATTACCAGGATTAACTCGTAAAAGCGCAAGACGCGCCTATCCGCCCGGTCAACATGGTCAGAACCGCAAAAAGCGTTCTGAATATGCTGTCCGTCTCGAAGAAAAGCAAAAACTCCGTTGTAACTACGGTCTGACAGAAAAGCAACTGCTCCGCTATGTCCGTAAAGCCAGACGTGTTACTGGTTCTACCGGACAGGTGTTATTGCAATTGCTAGAAATGCGCTTAGATAATACCGTTTTCCGCTTGGGTATGGCTCCCACAATTCCAGCAGCGCGTCAGCTGGTAAATCACGGTCATGTCACAGTCAATGGTCGTGTAGTTAATATTCCCAGCTATCAGTGCCGCCCTGGTGAGGTAATTGCTGTTCGGGATAAAGCACAATCACGGAAGTTGGTAGAAACTAACTTACAATATCCCGGTTTGGCTAACCTTCCCAGCCATTTGGAATTTGACAAAAACAAGCTGACTGGTAAAGTTAACGGTGTCATTGAACGCGAGTGGGTGGCTTTACAAGTTAACGAACTGCTGGTTGTGGAATACTATTCACGACAAGCGTAA
- a CDS encoding DMT family transporter yields the protein MGRIEKRPDSPRVRGELSRSAETALWAVVEDLENLQQNVLRSLQDEIKRLQADKERLYDDIQKLLEEKEHLQQVRQITEQQVLIRQLAEVLAKHISSQLQSSLKNLANELKMSGADEQAVLKSAESNEQIKQMLGSLDDTLTITFNSLQQELKNYQGNLSQQLARMQSQQQQGETIVEELVNHLRGELTKAIKETTQPTKPSPPTVLQPDEPKLESAVKASPPTVLQSNERSPASSFTVSSATVLQPEEPQSVNYPLLSEVTNKSNDNQTTATSSETSPAVIVPPVKESFTQPISIAPKDFPPKEKPPEPIVLPNKDVAESASSNVEASEQNAVLRFDLPETQIQPPSSKASEPVSVLSADLVENEPISPPPAPARRSRRPSKPQSLSPVQIGFLLVVLSTVVSSLYNVAVKMMFHQSSAVVGSLAIERLLLPTLGNIFLILLLRLAIVVPLTLLLAPMMHPQVWQDIKNLMESFQGKPSATKVKAQRVLQLSIASGCFLFLSQVLIYLAIGQVTTGMAIALFFIYPGISGLLSWLLFRDKPSGVRGAAISAIFLGELLVLGGAAIAGISDFSMGSGAAIFGGIAFACYVILTRVCAAKLHPVSFTLISFTTMFVLSFIGLMLPLPTDWSLAIDGSKLLEIILSAFILGVLTLLSYVLNNVGIGKLGALRSAIIGAGVPILTVVFAGLLIQENLEIIQIFGVLFVTFGAAAFSFEKMRHQVKSSSAET from the coding sequence ATGGGGCGAATTGAAAAACGGCCAGACAGCCCGCGAGTTAGAGGCGAACTATCGAGATCAGCAGAAACAGCACTCTGGGCTGTTGTGGAGGATTTAGAAAATCTCCAACAAAATGTGCTGAGATCATTGCAAGATGAAATAAAACGGTTACAAGCGGACAAAGAACGACTGTACGATGACATTCAAAAACTGCTAGAGGAAAAAGAACACTTACAGCAAGTGCGACAAATTACCGAACAGCAGGTGTTAATTCGGCAGTTAGCAGAAGTTTTAGCCAAACACATTTCTTCTCAACTGCAATCATCGCTGAAGAATTTAGCTAACGAACTGAAAATGAGTGGTGCTGATGAACAAGCAGTACTAAAATCGGCAGAAAGTAATGAGCAGATTAAACAAATGCTAGGCAGTTTGGATGATACTCTGACTATTACTTTTAATTCGCTGCAACAAGAACTGAAAAATTATCAAGGTAATTTGTCTCAGCAGTTGGCGCGGATGCAAAGCCAACAACAGCAAGGCGAAACGATTGTGGAGGAATTAGTTAATCACCTGCGCGGGGAATTAACTAAAGCTATTAAAGAAACTACCCAACCCACAAAGCCATCTCCACCAACGGTTTTACAACCAGATGAGCCAAAGCTGGAGAGTGCTGTGAAAGCATCGCCACCTACAGTTTTACAATCAAACGAGCGATCGCCTGCCAGTTCTTTTACGGTATCTTCAGCCACAGTTTTACAACCAGAGGAGCCGCAGTCGGTAAATTACCCTCTGTTATCAGAAGTCACCAATAAATCGAATGACAACCAAACGACTGCTACCTCATCAGAAACATCTCCAGCCGTAATTGTTCCGCCAGTTAAAGAAAGCTTCACTCAGCCAATTTCCATCGCTCCCAAAGACTTTCCCCCCAAAGAAAAACCACCGGAACCAATTGTTTTACCGAACAAAGATGTTGCGGAATCTGCATCTAGCAATGTTGAAGCCAGTGAACAAAACGCTGTACTCCGTTTTGATCTGCCAGAAACGCAAATACAACCTCCTTCTAGCAAAGCTAGTGAGCCAGTTTCTGTTCTCAGTGCAGATTTAGTGGAAAATGAGCCAATCTCTCCACCGCCTGCACCAGCACGTAGATCCCGAAGACCTAGCAAACCTCAAAGTTTATCGCCAGTGCAGATTGGGTTTTTGCTAGTTGTCTTGTCTACAGTGGTGTCTTCACTGTATAACGTCGCTGTGAAAATGATGTTCCACCAAAGTTCTGCGGTGGTGGGAAGCTTGGCTATAGAACGGTTGTTATTACCGACTTTGGGGAATATTTTCTTAATTTTATTGCTGCGCTTGGCGATTGTGGTACCGCTCACGTTGCTGTTAGCCCCGATGATGCACCCCCAAGTTTGGCAAGATATCAAAAACTTAATGGAATCATTTCAAGGTAAACCTTCAGCAACTAAGGTGAAAGCCCAGAGAGTGTTGCAACTATCAATTGCTAGTGGTTGCTTTTTGTTTTTATCTCAGGTGCTGATTTACCTGGCTATTGGTCAAGTAACAACGGGTATGGCGATCGCACTATTCTTTATCTATCCCGGTATTAGCGGTTTGTTGTCTTGGCTGTTATTCCGCGATAAACCCAGTGGCGTGCGTGGGGCTGCGATTAGTGCAATTTTCTTGGGTGAATTATTAGTTTTAGGTGGTGCAGCAATTGCTGGGATCAGCGATTTTTCTATGGGTAGTGGTGCGGCAATTTTTGGTGGCATCGCTTTTGCCTGCTATGTCATTCTCACCCGCGTCTGCGCCGCTAAACTGCATCCTGTGTCTTTTACTTTAATAAGTTTCACCACCATGTTTGTTTTGAGCTTTATTGGTTTGATGTTACCTCTACCAACAGATTGGAGCCTAGCAATTGATGGTTCTAAGTTATTGGAGATTATTTTAAGTGCTTTTATTTTGGGCGTGCTGACACTGTTAAGCTACGTTCTTAACAATGTTGGTATTGGTAAACTCGGAGCCTTGCGATCGGCAATTATTGGCGCAGGCGTACCGATATTAACCGTAGTGTTTGCCGGGTTGTTGATTCAAGAAAATTTAGAAATAATTCAGATTTTTGGCGTGTTATTTGTCACTTTTGGTGCAGCGGCTTTTAGCTTTGAGAAAATGCGTCATCAAGTTAAATCGTCAAGTGCTGAAACTTAA
- the hetR gene encoding heterocyst differentiation master regulator HetR — MSNDIDLIKQLGPSAMDQIMLYLAFSAMRTSGHRHGAFLDAAATAAKCAIYMTYLEQGQNLRMTGHLHHLEPKRVKIIVEEVRQALTEGKLLKMLGSQEPRYLIQLPYVWMEKYPWQPGRSRVPGTSLTSEEKKQIEQKLPGNLPDAQLVSSFEFLELIEFLHKRSQEVLPPEHQMPLSEALAEHIKRRLLYSGTVTRIDSPWGMPFYALTRPFYAPADDQERTYIMLEDTARYFRMMRNWAEKRPNSMRALEELDIPPEKWDQAMEELDEVIRAWADKYHQSGGIPMILQMVFGRKED, encoded by the coding sequence ATGAGTAACGACATAGATCTGATCAAACAACTTGGCCCTAGTGCAATGGATCAGATCATGCTTTATCTGGCTTTTAGTGCTATGCGGACGAGTGGGCACAGGCATGGAGCATTCTTAGATGCAGCAGCTACGGCAGCTAAGTGTGCAATTTATATGACCTATCTTGAACAGGGACAAAACCTGAGAATGACAGGTCATTTGCACCACCTGGAGCCAAAAAGGGTCAAAATTATTGTTGAAGAAGTCAGACAAGCTCTGACAGAAGGCAAGTTGCTAAAAATGCTGGGTTCTCAAGAACCGCGCTATTTAATTCAACTGCCCTACGTCTGGATGGAAAAATACCCTTGGCAACCAGGGCGATCCCGCGTGCCAGGAACTAGTCTGACAAGTGAAGAGAAAAAACAAATTGAGCAAAAATTGCCTGGTAACTTGCCAGACGCGCAATTAGTTAGTTCGTTTGAATTTCTCGAACTAATTGAATTTTTGCATAAGCGATCGCAAGAAGTCCTCCCGCCTGAACATCAAATGCCCTTGAGTGAAGCCTTGGCAGAACACATCAAGCGCCGCCTACTTTATTCAGGTACAGTGACAAGAATTGATTCACCTTGGGGAATGCCCTTCTATGCACTAACTCGTCCTTTTTACGCACCAGCAGATGATCAAGAACGTACCTATATCATGCTAGAAGATACAGCTCGGTATTTTCGGATGATGAGAAACTGGGCGGAAAAACGACCAAATTCCATGCGTGCTTTAGAAGAACTGGATATTCCTCCAGAAAAGTGGGATCAAGCAATGGAGGAACTTGATGAAGTTATCCGCGCTTGGGCAGATAAATATCACCAAAGTGGTGGTATTCCCATGATTTTACAGATGGTTTTTGGTAGAAAAGAAGATTAA
- a CDS encoding zinc-dependent dehydrogenase, whose translation MKAQVFRGVNQLSYEEIPVPTLEPDEVLVQVQVVGLCQSDIKKIRYPLYEPPRIFGHETAGKIAAVGSEVRGWQVGQRVAVMHHIPCMRCAYCLNDNFSMCNVYKNISTTAGFNASGGGFAEYVKVPGHIVQNGGLISIPDDISFEEASFVEPTNCCLKAVKKAQIAPGQTVLVTGAGPIGLMFVMLVKYFGAKAIATDLLPSRIEKALNVGAEAAFDARDPDLPTKIHALTNGLGVDVTLLAVPSEKAFFQALDCTRKGGKILFFAEFPDELEIPINPNILYRREIDLMGSYSSSYRLQSLSADIVFNRRIDIPALISDRYPLKDLSAAVEQAIAPSPDTYKILIYP comes from the coding sequence GTGAAAGCACAGGTATTTAGAGGCGTAAATCAACTTTCTTACGAAGAAATCCCAGTTCCAACCCTAGAACCAGATGAGGTGCTGGTGCAGGTGCAAGTTGTGGGGCTGTGTCAGTCAGATATTAAAAAAATTCGTTATCCTCTTTATGAACCGCCACGCATATTTGGACATGAAACTGCGGGAAAAATTGCCGCCGTGGGTTCGGAAGTTAGAGGTTGGCAAGTGGGACAAAGGGTAGCGGTGATGCACCACATCCCATGTATGCGTTGCGCTTATTGTTTAAATGATAATTTCTCGATGTGCAATGTCTACAAAAATATTTCTACCACAGCAGGGTTTAACGCTAGTGGTGGTGGTTTTGCAGAATATGTAAAAGTACCAGGACACATTGTGCAGAATGGTGGGTTAATTTCCATACCCGATGATATTAGTTTTGAAGAAGCAAGTTTTGTTGAACCAACGAATTGCTGTCTCAAAGCTGTGAAAAAAGCCCAAATTGCACCTGGACAAACTGTATTAGTCACCGGAGCCGGGCCAATTGGTTTGATGTTTGTGATGTTGGTGAAGTATTTTGGCGCAAAAGCGATCGCTACTGATTTACTACCATCTAGAATCGAAAAAGCCTTAAATGTGGGTGCAGAAGCAGCTTTTGATGCCCGTGATCCCGATTTACCCACGAAAATTCACGCCCTCACAAATGGACTAGGTGTGGATGTGACCTTGCTGGCTGTACCTAGTGAAAAAGCATTCTTTCAAGCACTAGACTGCACCCGTAAAGGGGGGAAAATACTGTTTTTCGCTGAATTTCCCGATGAATTAGAAATTCCTATCAATCCGAATATTCTTTACCGCCGAGAAATTGATTTGATGGGAAGTTACAGTTCTTCTTACCGTCTTCAGTCGCTTTCGGCTGATATTGTATTTAATCGGCGGATTGATATTCCAGCCTTAATTAGCGATCGCTACCCTCTCAAAGATTTATCAGCAGCCGTAGAACAAGCGATCGCCCCTTCTCCTGATACATACAAAATATTAATCTATCCTTGA
- a CDS encoding HMA2 domain-containing protein: MNYKKLFSLRQNKQGKNLANQKTSSQQIAYSIAHAISGRIRFRVPRLSKDAEYANKLKVAIESQIKNAKVRINPTASSIVINYPSGLMPDEQMQSQLVHLIQTAPNIVLPTKVSTKVIVTTIFEALTNLIDSLRNANKARNAIQHQEIRKDRWERLLSTGERIIKGLKSAIMFILPGNQWRSQSVLNSA; this comes from the coding sequence ATGAATTATAAAAAATTATTTAGTTTACGCCAAAATAAGCAAGGTAAAAATCTAGCTAATCAGAAAACTTCATCTCAACAAATTGCATATAGCATTGCTCACGCAATTTCTGGAAGAATCCGCTTTCGGGTGCCTCGACTTTCTAAAGATGCAGAATATGCCAATAAATTAAAGGTAGCTATAGAATCCCAAATTAAGAATGCAAAAGTGAGAATTAACCCTACAGCTTCATCTATTGTAATTAATTATCCATCAGGGTTAATGCCAGATGAACAAATGCAATCGCAGCTAGTTCATCTAATACAAACTGCCCCAAATATCGTATTACCAACCAAAGTCAGCACTAAAGTAATTGTTACAACTATTTTTGAGGCTTTAACTAACTTAATCGATAGTTTACGTAACGCCAACAAAGCACGTAACGCTATTCAGCATCAAGAAATTAGAAAAGACCGTTGGGAACGATTACTTTCGACTGGAGAAAGAATAATTAAAGGACTTAAATCTGCTATAATGTTTATTCTACCTGGCAATCAGTGGCGATCGCAGTCAGTATTAAATTCTGCTTAA
- the gloA gene encoding lactoylglutathione lyase — MRLLHTMLRVGNLEESLKFYCDLLGMKLLRQKDYPGGEFTLAFVGYGDESDNAVIELTYNWGVEKYELGNAYGHIALGVDDIYATCEAIKNRGGKVVREPGPMKHGSTVIAFVEDPDGYKIELIQLVTQGSAAKQTSQEQLVSQ, encoded by the coding sequence ATGCGCTTACTACATACAATGCTGCGGGTAGGAAACCTAGAAGAATCATTAAAATTCTACTGTGATCTCCTAGGTATGAAATTACTACGACAAAAAGATTATCCAGGCGGAGAATTTACCTTGGCTTTTGTTGGCTATGGTGATGAAAGTGACAATGCAGTTATTGAATTAACCTATAACTGGGGAGTAGAAAAGTACGAATTAGGTAATGCTTACGGTCACATCGCTTTGGGAGTGGATGACATTTATGCTACTTGTGAAGCCATTAAAAATCGTGGTGGGAAGGTAGTGCGGGAACCAGGGCCAATGAAACATGGTTCGACAGTCATTGCTTTTGTGGAAGATCCCGACGGATACAAAATTGAACTAATTCAATTGGTTACTCAAGGATCAGCCGCCAAGCAAACATCACAAGAACAACTCGTATCGCAATAA